In Hahella sp. KA22, one genomic interval encodes:
- a CDS encoding homoserine dehydrogenase: MKIAICGLGTVGSGTFNVLARNGADIAARAGMAIEVIRVASRRMNPACGLDSTQFTTDIFAVTSDPEVEVVVELLGGTTIAKELILKAIENGKHVVTANKALIAEHGGEIFELAARKGVTVAFEAAVAGGVPVIKALREGLAANRINWLAGIINGTGNFILTEMRDKGRAFEDVLKEAQALGYAEADPTFDVEGIDAAHKLTILASVAFGIPLQFKRAYTEGISAIAPEDVQYAEEFGYRIKHLGIARRLEHGVELRVHPTLVPETQLIAKVDGVMNAVMVDGDAVGPTLYYGAGAGAEATASAVVADLVDIARALRQGVAVGVPSLGHNPEHLNDLEVVPVEEVVSAYYLRILVQDHPGVLANVAQILSEHSINIESIVQKESEQHDGLIPMIMLTHRVQEMNMNHALAVIEALPDVVGKVTRIRVESFS, from the coding sequence ATGAAAATAGCTATTTGTGGATTGGGCACTGTAGGTAGTGGAACTTTTAACGTGCTGGCGCGCAATGGTGCAGATATTGCGGCGCGTGCGGGTATGGCTATTGAAGTAATCCGTGTCGCATCCCGTCGGATGAATCCGGCTTGTGGGCTGGACTCAACGCAATTTACCACTGATATCTTCGCTGTAACTTCTGATCCTGAAGTCGAGGTCGTTGTTGAGCTGCTTGGCGGCACGACAATCGCGAAAGAGTTGATCCTCAAAGCGATCGAGAACGGCAAACATGTAGTTACCGCCAACAAGGCGTTAATTGCAGAGCATGGCGGCGAAATTTTTGAGTTGGCTGCGCGCAAGGGCGTCACGGTGGCGTTTGAAGCGGCTGTGGCCGGTGGCGTGCCGGTGATTAAGGCGCTGCGTGAAGGCCTTGCTGCAAACCGAATCAACTGGCTGGCTGGGATTATTAACGGCACTGGCAACTTCATTTTGACGGAAATGCGTGACAAAGGTCGCGCGTTTGAAGATGTGCTGAAAGAGGCGCAAGCTTTGGGATACGCAGAAGCAGATCCGACGTTTGATGTGGAAGGCATTGATGCTGCGCATAAGCTGACCATTTTGGCGTCCGTTGCGTTCGGCATTCCTTTGCAATTCAAGCGTGCATATACGGAAGGTATAAGTGCGATAGCGCCGGAAGATGTTCAGTATGCGGAAGAGTTCGGTTACCGCATCAAGCACTTGGGCATAGCGAGACGTTTGGAGCACGGTGTCGAGCTGCGCGTACATCCAACGCTGGTGCCAGAAACTCAGCTGATCGCAAAAGTCGATGGCGTTATGAACGCCGTGATGGTCGACGGTGACGCTGTGGGTCCGACTTTGTATTACGGCGCTGGCGCTGGCGCTGAGGCTACAGCGTCTGCGGTAGTTGCAGACTTGGTGGATATCGCCAGGGCGTTGCGTCAAGGCGTGGCGGTTGGCGTTCCTTCTCTGGGGCATAACCCTGAGCACCTCAATGACCTTGAGGTGGTTCCAGTGGAGGAAGTGGTTAGTGCTTACTACTTGCGCATCCTTGTGCAGGACCACCCGGGAGTGCTAGCCAATGTCGCTCAAATTCTGAGTGAACACAGCATCAATATTGAGTCGATTGTGCAGAAGGAAAGCGAGCAGCATGACGGGCTGATCCCCATGATTATGCTGACTCACCGGGTGCAGGAGATGAATATGAATCATGCACTGGCGGTAATCGAGGCGCTCCCTGATGTGGTTGGCAAAGTGACGCGCATTCGCGTTGAATCATTCAGTTGA
- the prfB gene encoding peptide chain release factor 2 (programmed frameshift) translates to MLEVNPIVNTIKDLRTRVESLRRYLDYDVKKERLVEVERELEDPGVWNNPERAQGLGKERSSLEVVVKTVDDVTGGLTDCSDLLDMAVEEQDADAVAEVETELESIRAQVETLEFRRMFAGEMDPNNAYLDIQAGSGGTEAQDWASMMLRMYLRWGERRGFKTDLIEESPGEVAGIKSATIHFQGEYAYGWLRTETGVHRLVRKSPFDSGNRRHTSFASVFVSPEVDDDIEIDINPADLRIDVYRASGAGGQHVNRTESAVRITHMPSGIVTQCQNDRSQHKNKDQAMKQLKAKLYELEIQKRNAEAQQLEDSKSDIGWGSQIRSYVLDQSRIKDLRTSIENSNCQAVLDGDIDEFIEASLKQGL, encoded by the exons ATGTTAGAAGTGAATCCAATAGTTAATACCATCAAGGACTTGCGCACCCGCGTAGAATCTTTACGGAGGTATCTT GACTACGACGTCAAAAAAGAACGTCTGGTTGAAGTAGAAAGGGAGCTCGAAGATCCCGGCGTCTGGAATAATCCAGAGCGTGCGCAAGGTCTTGGTAAAGAGCGCTCCTCCCTTGAAGTGGTGGTGAAGACTGTCGATGACGTCACCGGTGGATTGACGGATTGCTCCGATTTGCTGGATATGGCGGTGGAAGAGCAGGACGCGGATGCGGTTGCTGAAGTGGAAACCGAATTGGAATCAATCCGCGCTCAAGTGGAGACCTTGGAGTTCCGTCGGATGTTTGCGGGAGAAATGGACCCCAATAACGCCTACCTGGATATTCAGGCGGGCTCCGGCGGCACCGAAGCGCAGGATTGGGCGAGCATGATGCTGCGTATGTATCTGCGTTGGGGCGAGCGCCGTGGATTCAAAACTGACTTGATTGAGGAGTCCCCCGGAGAAGTGGCCGGTATTAAAAGCGCCACGATCCATTTCCAGGGTGAATACGCCTACGGGTGGTTGCGCACGGAAACGGGCGTGCACCGGTTAGTGCGGAAGTCGCCGTTTGATTCTGGCAACCGCCGTCATACTTCTTTTGCGTCCGTGTTTGTCTCTCCGGAAGTGGACGACGATATCGAAATCGACATCAACCCGGCGGATCTGCGCATAGACGTCTATCGCGCGTCAGGCGCCGGCGGTCAGCACGTTAACCGGACTGAGTCCGCCGTACGTATCACGCACATGCCTTCCGGCATCGTGACCCAGTGCCAGAACGATCGTTCTCAGCACAAAAATAAAGATCAGGCGATGAAGCAGCTGAAAGCGAAGCTGTATGAGCTTGAAATACAAAAGCGCAATGCTGAAGCGCAGCAACTGGAAGATAGTAAATCCGATATTGGTTGGGGCAGCCAGATCCGGTCTTACGTTTTGGACCAGTCGCGTATCAAAGACTTGCGTACTTCAATAGAAAACTCCAATTGTCAGGCGGTGCTTGACGGCGATATTGATGAGTTTATCGAGGCGAGTTTGAAGCAGGGCCTGTAA
- the recJ gene encoding single-stranded-DNA-specific exonuclease RecJ, with protein sequence MSELSQTIPKKRIERRSVPAEFLEQAGLPPLLQRIYASRGVASCDELEYSLSHLLQLDSLTGAQSAADILVEALQRNQRIIFVGDFDADGATSTALGVLALRMFGAAYVDYIVPNRFEFGYGLSPEIVDVALSRQPDVLITVDNGIASIEGVKAAKRAGLQVIVTDHHLAGDELPEADAIVNPNQPGCDFPSKSIAGVGVIFYVMLALRQALRDKGWFAATGMIEPNLANLLDLVALGTVADVVSLDANNRILVEQGLRRIRAKRCRPGINALLQVAGRSQEKLSASDLGFSIAPRLNAAGRLEDMTVGIELLLTEDSAKALMIAQELDGLNQARKEIERDMQAQALSILDRMNWTYDNPPAAVCLYDESWHQGVVGILASRIKDRMHRPVIAFAPGDNGELKGSARSIPGLHIRDALDAVATKRSGLLSKFGGHAMAAGLSLRPENFAAFSEAFQEVVAAAVSADDLQAKLLTDGELSPEELCMNMAITLKNAGPWGQSFPEPLFDGQFRIASCRIVGERHLKMTLADNRSGNCYDAIYFNIDPATPFSEWDRVKVVFRLDINEFRGHSNLQLLIEYLEPCN encoded by the coding sequence GTGAGCGAGCTCTCCCAAACCATACCGAAAAAACGTATCGAACGTCGTTCTGTTCCGGCGGAATTTCTTGAGCAAGCTGGACTTCCTCCTTTGCTGCAGCGGATCTATGCCTCCAGAGGCGTCGCCAGTTGTGATGAGCTGGAGTACTCGTTAAGCCATCTGTTGCAATTGGATAGTCTGACGGGCGCGCAAAGCGCTGCGGATATTCTGGTGGAAGCCTTACAGCGCAATCAGCGCATTATTTTCGTTGGCGACTTTGACGCTGATGGAGCCACCAGCACGGCTTTGGGGGTGTTGGCGTTGCGTATGTTTGGCGCGGCCTATGTGGACTACATTGTTCCTAACCGTTTTGAGTTCGGCTATGGCCTGTCTCCTGAGATAGTCGATGTGGCGTTGTCACGTCAGCCGGATGTGCTGATTACAGTGGATAACGGCATTGCCAGCATTGAAGGCGTCAAAGCCGCCAAGCGGGCGGGATTGCAAGTCATCGTGACAGATCACCACTTGGCGGGTGACGAGTTGCCGGAAGCCGACGCGATTGTGAATCCCAATCAACCTGGTTGCGACTTTCCTAGTAAGTCTATCGCCGGAGTCGGGGTGATTTTCTATGTGATGCTGGCGTTACGGCAGGCGCTGCGCGACAAAGGGTGGTTCGCCGCTACGGGCATGATAGAGCCAAACCTGGCTAATTTACTCGATTTGGTTGCGCTGGGAACCGTTGCTGATGTTGTGTCGTTGGACGCCAACAACCGCATTCTGGTAGAGCAGGGGTTGCGACGCATCCGCGCCAAGCGCTGTCGTCCTGGCATTAATGCTCTGCTGCAAGTGGCTGGGCGTAGTCAGGAAAAGCTTAGCGCTTCCGATCTGGGGTTCTCAATTGCCCCGAGGCTTAATGCAGCGGGTCGTTTGGAAGATATGACCGTAGGTATCGAGTTGTTGCTGACGGAGGATTCCGCCAAGGCGTTGATGATTGCGCAGGAGCTCGATGGGTTAAATCAGGCGCGCAAGGAAATAGAGCGCGACATGCAGGCCCAGGCGCTATCGATTCTGGATCGCATGAACTGGACTTACGACAACCCTCCTGCGGCAGTGTGTCTTTATGATGAAAGCTGGCATCAGGGCGTCGTGGGAATTCTGGCTTCGCGCATCAAAGACCGTATGCACCGCCCCGTTATTGCTTTTGCGCCCGGGGATAATGGCGAGCTAAAAGGGTCGGCCCGATCAATACCCGGGTTGCATATTCGCGATGCGCTGGATGCGGTCGCCACCAAGCGTAGTGGACTGTTGTCCAAGTTCGGCGGTCACGCCATGGCGGCGGGACTGTCTCTGCGTCCGGAAAACTTCGCTGCTTTTTCGGAAGCGTTTCAAGAGGTTGTCGCAGCGGCTGTGAGTGCGGATGATTTGCAGGCGAAACTCTTGACGGATGGTGAGCTGTCTCCCGAAGAGCTTTGTATGAATATGGCGATTACTTTGAAGAATGCGGGGCCGTGGGGCCAATCCTTCCCGGAGCCCTTGTTTGACGGCCAGTTTCGCATCGCCAGCTGCCGAATTGTCGGCGAACGCCATCTCAAGATGACGCTGGCGGATAATCGCTCGGGCAATTGCTATGACGCGATATACTTCAATATTGATCCCGCGACGCCATTCAGTGAATGGGATCGGGTAAAGGTGGTTTTCAGGCTCGACATAAATGAGTTTCGCGGGCATAGCAATCTACAACTGCTAATCGAATATCTGGAGCCTTGTAATTAG
- the trmD gene encoding tRNA (guanosine(37)-N1)-methyltransferase TrmD, producing MLTGIRIFKVWFGVITLFPEMLKSVTDFGVVGKAIKQSSIEVCSWNPRDYATDNYRTVDDRPYGGGPGMLMKVEPLEAALSAAKSVAPVGSKVIYLSPQGRRMDQALVRSALNAPGLILLCGRYEGIDERLIEDEVDEEWSLGDFVLSGGEIAAMAIIDSVSRLAPGVLGHNESAEQDSFENSLLDCPHYTRPEVYRDKRVPEVLLSGNHEKIRRWRLEQSLLRTLQRRPDLLEQRELSEEEAQIIQELQRGQLISET from the coding sequence TTGTTGACTGGGATCCGGATTTTTAAAGTGTGGTTTGGCGTCATAACTTTATTTCCGGAAATGCTGAAGTCGGTTACGGACTTTGGCGTGGTGGGCAAGGCTATCAAGCAGAGTTCGATAGAAGTTTGCTCTTGGAATCCCAGGGATTACGCAACCGATAACTATCGCACGGTAGATGATAGGCCGTATGGCGGTGGTCCTGGAATGCTGATGAAGGTAGAGCCTTTAGAGGCGGCATTGAGTGCGGCGAAGTCTGTGGCTCCTGTGGGAAGCAAGGTTATTTATCTGTCTCCTCAGGGGAGGCGAATGGATCAAGCTTTGGTTCGCTCAGCGTTAAATGCCCCGGGATTGATTCTTCTGTGTGGTCGTTACGAAGGGATTGATGAAAGATTGATTGAGGATGAAGTCGACGAAGAGTGGTCTTTGGGTGACTTTGTTCTTAGCGGTGGCGAGATCGCCGCTATGGCTATTATCGATAGTGTTTCTCGGCTTGCGCCAGGAGTGCTCGGTCACAATGAGTCTGCTGAGCAGGACTCTTTCGAGAATAGCTTGCTGGATTGTCCTCATTACACGAGACCAGAGGTATATCGCGATAAGCGGGTTCCTGAGGTTTTATTGAGTGGCAATCATGAAAAGATTAGGCGTTGGAGGTTGGAGCAGTCTTTGCTTAGAACGCTTCAGCGCAGACCCGATTTGCTCGAGCAGCGTGAGCTATCCGAAGAAGAGGCTCAAATCATACAAGAGTTGCAGCGCGGGCAGTTAATATCAGAAACGTAG
- a CDS encoding DsbC family protein, producing MHVMRPFVLVLMALSVAFGARADEQQEQAVKVIKQRLAEAVPGLKILKVSPSPIPGVYEVESNNPQLLYTSADGQYFVAGDIYQVSEGRITNLAERRREETRAELVNSIDESKMIVFKPEVVKASITVFTDVDCGYCRKLHKEVPRLNELGVQVNYLAYPRAGVGSGSYQKMVSVWCADDQQAALTEAKLGKTPASKDCKNPVADQYNLGNQIGISGTPAIVLHDGRLIPGYVPADSLAKGLGLDVK from the coding sequence ATGCACGTAATGCGCCCTTTTGTATTGGTATTAATGGCACTGTCGGTCGCTTTCGGAGCGCGCGCCGACGAGCAGCAAGAGCAAGCCGTGAAAGTGATTAAACAGCGGTTGGCTGAGGCTGTGCCTGGGCTGAAAATCCTAAAGGTTAGCCCCAGTCCAATACCGGGAGTTTACGAAGTCGAGTCCAATAATCCGCAGCTGCTGTACACCAGCGCCGATGGTCAATACTTTGTAGCGGGCGATATTTACCAGGTGAGCGAGGGGCGCATCACTAACTTGGCCGAGCGCCGGCGCGAAGAAACTCGCGCAGAGTTGGTTAATTCGATTGATGAGTCAAAAATGATCGTATTCAAGCCTGAAGTAGTGAAGGCTTCTATCACTGTGTTTACGGACGTGGACTGTGGATACTGTCGGAAGCTTCATAAGGAAGTTCCTCGTTTGAATGAGCTGGGCGTGCAAGTTAATTATTTGGCTTACCCTCGTGCGGGTGTAGGTTCGGGAAGCTACCAAAAAATGGTTTCCGTTTGGTGTGCTGATGATCAGCAGGCGGCTCTGACAGAAGCGAAACTGGGGAAAACTCCGGCTTCCAAAGACTGCAAAAATCCGGTTGCTGATCAATATAATTTGGGGAATCAGATTGGCATTAGCGGCACTCCAGCAATCGTGTTGCATGATGGCCGCTTGATTCCAGGATATGTGCCTGCTGATTCTCTCGCTAAAGGCTTGGGGTTGGACGTTAAATAG
- the rimM gene encoding ribosome maturation factor RimM (Essential for efficient processing of 16S rRNA) has product MSEKICIGKIVGVYGVKGWLKVHSFTSPPENMLRYANWELVREDGNRSGAKLRSGKPQGKGIVIALAGVDDRDLAKSYVGCRVEIESSELPVLEEGEYYWRQLEGLTVFTSEGVNIGRVSHLIETGANDVLVVAGSAESIDKRERLIPYLPGQFIENIDLDKNLMIVDWDPDF; this is encoded by the coding sequence ATGAGTGAGAAAATTTGCATAGGCAAGATCGTCGGTGTGTATGGCGTAAAAGGTTGGTTGAAGGTTCACTCTTTCACGTCGCCACCGGAGAATATGCTTCGGTACGCTAATTGGGAATTGGTGCGCGAAGATGGGAATCGCTCCGGCGCAAAGCTACGATCTGGTAAGCCTCAGGGTAAGGGGATCGTGATTGCGCTAGCTGGCGTGGATGATCGAGATCTGGCAAAAAGCTACGTTGGTTGTCGGGTTGAAATTGAGTCGTCAGAGCTTCCAGTTTTGGAAGAGGGTGAATACTACTGGCGTCAATTGGAAGGGCTCACCGTTTTTACCTCGGAAGGGGTTAATATAGGGCGGGTGAGTCATTTGATTGAAACTGGCGCTAATGATGTGCTTGTCGTTGCAGGATCTGCGGAAAGCATTGATAAGCGTGAGCGGCTAATTCCTTACTTGCCAGGTCAATTCATAGAGAATATTGATCTGGATAAGAATTTAATGATTGTTGACTGGGATCCGGATTTTTAA
- the rplS gene encoding 50S ribosomal protein L19 has protein sequence MSSKNTIISQLEAEQMTKEIPEFAPGDTVTVSVKVVEGSRERLQAFEGVVIAKRNRGLNSSFTVRKVSYGVGVERTFQTHSRLVDSINVKRRGDVRKAKLYHLRDLSGKAARIKEKLD, from the coding sequence ATGAGCAGCAAAAACACAATCATTAGCCAGCTTGAAGCTGAGCAAATGACTAAAGAAATCCCAGAGTTTGCTCCGGGTGATACAGTAACTGTAAGTGTGAAAGTAGTGGAAGGCTCTCGTGAGCGTCTGCAGGCTTTCGAAGGTGTTGTGATCGCAAAAAGAAACCGTGGTCTGAACTCTTCTTTTACTGTTCGTAAAGTTTCATATGGCGTTGGTGTGGAGAGAACTTTCCAGACTCACAGCCGTTTGGTCGACAGCATCAACGTTAAGCGTCGTGGCGACGTCCGCAAGGCTAAACTGTATCACCTTCGTGATCTTAGCGGTAAGGCTGCTCGCATCAAAGAGAAGTTGGATTAA
- the xerD gene encoding site-specific tyrosine recombinase XerD, with the protein MSFSQACQDVIDRFIEMLWLELGLSENTRMSYRSDLLRLAEWLARSEKTLVDASREDIFSFLAARMKKGAKSASSARMLSTLRKFYRYLLREGVIQEDPTLRIEHPKVGRLLPGAISEAEVDRLLAEPDISLPIEARDKVMLEVLYASGLRVSELVGLQLYQVNLRQGVLRVVGKGDKERLTPLGEQAIEQLEVYIKGVRPQLTGGREDGVLFPSLRGGEMTRQTFWHRIKLYVSRSGIAKNVTPHTLRHAFATHLLNHGADLRVVQLLLGHSDLSTTQIYTHVAKARLQQLHSKHHPRS; encoded by the coding sequence ATGAGTTTTTCGCAGGCCTGCCAGGATGTTATCGATAGGTTCATAGAAATGTTGTGGCTGGAGCTGGGGCTGTCCGAAAATACAAGGATGTCCTACCGGTCCGATCTTCTGCGCTTAGCGGAATGGCTGGCGAGAAGTGAGAAGACGCTTGTTGATGCTTCTCGGGAGGATATATTCTCTTTTTTGGCTGCCCGCATGAAGAAGGGCGCCAAGAGCGCCTCTTCGGCTCGTATGTTGTCGACATTGCGAAAATTCTATCGCTATTTGCTAAGGGAAGGAGTTATTCAGGAGGATCCAACGTTAAGGATTGAGCACCCCAAAGTTGGGCGGCTATTACCGGGCGCGATTTCTGAGGCTGAAGTGGATCGGTTGCTAGCGGAGCCGGATATTTCATTGCCGATTGAGGCGCGGGATAAAGTGATGTTGGAGGTGTTGTACGCCAGCGGGCTGCGGGTGTCCGAGTTGGTTGGTCTTCAGCTTTATCAGGTTAACTTGAGACAAGGGGTGTTGCGTGTCGTTGGAAAGGGGGATAAGGAAAGATTGACTCCTTTGGGTGAGCAGGCGATAGAGCAATTAGAAGTTTATATCAAAGGCGTTCGGCCCCAATTGACGGGAGGGCGAGAAGATGGTGTCCTTTTTCCCAGTTTGCGTGGCGGGGAAATGACAAGGCAAACCTTCTGGCATCGTATCAAGCTATATGTGTCACGCAGTGGGATTGCTAAGAATGTAACGCCACATACGCTTCGTCACGCATTTGCCACTCACTTACTGAACCATGGGGCGGATCTGCGTGTGGTTCAATTGCTTCTTGGGCACAGCGACTTATCTACTACTCAGATATATACCCATGTGGCCAAGGCGAGGCTGCAGCAACTGCATTCGAAACACCACCCTCGCTCCTGA
- the thrC gene encoding threonine synthase, which yields MKYVSTRGKAPALNFEEVLLTGLASDGGLYVPEFLPRFTPEDIASWAGLSYPELAVKVMFPFVEGSLSMEEFSAIVNDAYSEFAHSAVAPLKQISANEWVMELFHGPTLAFKDYALQLLGRLVDHFLEKRGQKVAILGATSGDTGSAAIEGCRHSKHVDIFILHPHGRVSEVQRRQMTTAPGGNVHNLAIEGNFDDCQRMVKASFGDQTFLGGRPLVAVNSINWARIMAQIVYYFHAGLSVGAPHRSVAFSVPTGNFGDIFAGYLARNMGLPVSQLVIATNRNDVLHRFMSNNQYNLQPLQHTLSPSMDIVVSSNFERLLFDLHGRNGSLLAELMEKMNKEDVAIEEYRWRHARELFDSYAVDDESTLASIDQIYSETEEIVDPHTAIGIKAARACRRDKNTPMVVLATAHAAKFPEAVTKAGVEEEPKLPAHMSDLFDREERFTVLPNDLQAVQRFVQDQLKK from the coding sequence GTGAAGTATGTAAGCACCAGAGGTAAAGCGCCTGCGCTTAACTTTGAAGAGGTTCTGTTGACCGGGTTAGCTTCGGATGGCGGCCTGTACGTACCTGAATTTTTACCTCGTTTTACCCCAGAGGATATTGCCTCTTGGGCTGGATTGAGTTACCCGGAGTTGGCGGTCAAGGTCATGTTTCCATTCGTGGAAGGCTCTCTGTCTATGGAAGAGTTCTCCGCCATCGTCAATGACGCATATTCAGAGTTCGCTCATTCCGCTGTGGCGCCGCTGAAGCAGATTTCTGCGAATGAGTGGGTGATGGAGCTATTTCACGGACCCACTCTGGCGTTTAAAGATTACGCGCTGCAGTTGTTGGGGCGTCTGGTCGATCATTTTCTTGAAAAGCGTGGACAGAAAGTGGCGATTCTGGGAGCCACTTCCGGTGATACTGGATCTGCGGCGATTGAAGGTTGTCGTCATTCCAAGCATGTCGATATTTTTATTCTTCATCCCCATGGCCGCGTTTCTGAGGTTCAGCGTAGGCAAATGACTACGGCGCCAGGCGGCAATGTTCATAATCTGGCGATCGAAGGAAACTTCGATGACTGTCAGCGGATGGTGAAGGCGAGCTTTGGCGACCAGACGTTCCTGGGCGGCCGCCCTCTCGTTGCGGTGAACTCGATCAACTGGGCGCGGATCATGGCGCAGATCGTTTATTATTTCCATGCCGGGCTGAGTGTGGGGGCGCCTCATCGTAGTGTTGCTTTCTCCGTACCTACAGGGAATTTTGGCGATATCTTTGCGGGGTATCTGGCGCGCAATATGGGCTTGCCGGTGAGCCAGTTGGTCATTGCCACTAATCGCAATGATGTGCTACATCGCTTTATGAGCAATAACCAGTACAACCTGCAACCGTTACAACATACGCTATCTCCAAGTATGGATATTGTCGTGTCCAGCAACTTTGAGCGCCTGTTGTTTGATCTACACGGTCGTAATGGCTCTTTGTTGGCGGAGCTTATGGAGAAAATGAACAAAGAGGATGTCGCAATTGAAGAGTATCGCTGGCGCCATGCCAGGGAGCTATTTGACTCCTACGCTGTGGATGACGAGTCTACTCTGGCGAGCATCGATCAGATTTACTCTGAAACGGAAGAGATTGTAGACCCGCATACAGCGATCGGCATCAAAGCCGCCCGGGCATGCCGCCGGGACAAAAACACGCCAATGGTGGTCCTGGCGACTGCACACGCCGCGAAATTTCCCGAAGCTGTAACTAAAGCCGGCGTTGAGGAAGAACCGAAGCTACCTGCTCATATGTCTGATCTGTTCGACAGAGAAGAGCGCTTCACGGTGTTGCCGAATGACTTGCAGGCGGTTCAGCGCTTTGTGCAGGATCAGCTCAAGAAATAA
- the alaC gene encoding alanine transaminase — protein sequence MEFPRISRLPPYVFNIVGELKQQARARGEDIIDFGMGNPDQPTPKHIVDKLTETVQRDDTHRYSQSKGIPRLRRAIARWYKNRFDVDLDPEKEAIVTIGSKEGLAHLALATMGPGDAVLVPNPSYPIHPYGFVIAGADIRHIPLGEDTDAFFTELEKAILDSWPRPKMLVLNFPGNPTSQCVELDFFEKVIAIAREHKIWVVQDIAYADIVFDGYKAPSILQVPGAKEVAVEFFSLSKSYNMPGWRVGFCCGNAELIAALARIKSYLDYGTFTPIQVAAIAALEGDQGCVDEIRAMYQSRRDVLCRGLDSIGWDVTPPKATMFVWAKIPEHYRHLGSLEFSKKLLLEAKVAVSPGLGFGHYGDEYVRFALIENEHRTRQAIRGIKAMFRKDGLILD from the coding sequence ATGGAATTTCCGCGCATCAGTCGCTTGCCGCCCTATGTTTTTAACATTGTTGGGGAGCTCAAGCAGCAGGCGCGAGCGAGAGGGGAGGATATAATTGACTTTGGTATGGGGAACCCCGACCAACCAACCCCTAAGCATATAGTCGACAAGCTGACTGAAACTGTGCAACGGGATGATACTCATCGTTACTCTCAGTCCAAGGGTATTCCCAGGCTAAGAAGGGCTATCGCCCGCTGGTATAAAAACCGCTTTGATGTGGATTTGGACCCTGAGAAAGAGGCGATTGTCACCATTGGCTCTAAAGAGGGACTTGCCCACTTGGCTTTGGCGACAATGGGTCCAGGAGATGCAGTACTGGTGCCGAACCCAAGCTACCCGATTCATCCTTATGGTTTTGTCATTGCTGGCGCAGATATTCGACATATCCCATTGGGCGAGGATACGGACGCCTTTTTCACAGAGTTGGAAAAGGCAATTCTAGATTCATGGCCCCGTCCCAAAATGCTGGTCTTGAACTTCCCTGGCAACCCCACTTCTCAATGTGTTGAACTGGACTTTTTTGAAAAAGTCATCGCCATCGCCCGAGAGCATAAAATCTGGGTTGTGCAGGATATCGCTTATGCGGATATCGTATTTGACGGTTATAAAGCGCCTTCGATATTACAAGTACCTGGGGCGAAGGAAGTGGCGGTTGAATTTTTCTCATTGTCTAAAAGCTATAACATGCCTGGCTGGCGCGTTGGTTTTTGTTGTGGAAACGCAGAGCTGATAGCAGCTTTGGCTCGGATTAAGTCTTATCTGGATTACGGTACTTTTACCCCTATTCAAGTGGCGGCGATTGCCGCGCTGGAGGGCGACCAGGGTTGTGTAGATGAAATTCGAGCGATGTATCAGTCGCGTCGCGACGTACTATGTCGTGGTTTAGATAGTATTGGCTGGGATGTAACTCCGCCTAAAGCAACCATGTTCGTTTGGGCGAAAATTCCTGAACATTATCGCCACTTGGGATCACTTGAGTTTTCTAAAAAGTTGTTGCTGGAAGCAAAGGTGGCAGTATCTCCAGGTCTTGGCTTTGGGCACTATGGCGATGAATATGTGCGGTTCGCGCTGATTGAGAACGAACATCGTACGCGACAGGCGATCCGGGGCATTAAGGCGATGTTTCGTAAAGATGGTTTGATACTGGATTAA
- the rpsP gene encoding 30S ribosomal protein S16, giving the protein MVTIRLARGGSKKRPFYHFNVTDSRNARDGRFIERVGFFNPTARGNDERVRVDAERLQFWVERGAQMSDRVRDLVKASA; this is encoded by the coding sequence ATGGTTACAATTCGACTAGCGCGTGGCGGTTCAAAAAAACGTCCTTTTTATCACTTTAACGTGACTGATAGCAGAAACGCCCGTGACGGCCGTTTCATTGAGCGTGTAGGTTTCTTCAACCCCACTGCGCGCGGTAATGATGAGCGCGTCCGTGTGGATGCAGAGCGTCTGCAGTTCTGGGTTGAGCGTGGCGCTCAGATGTCTGATCGCGTTCGTGATCTAGTGAAAGCCAGCGCTTAA